The window GATCGAATGATTGAAGaggcgaagaagaagaagaagacgtaAAGACAcaacattaatgtttttgtCAAACAATAAAATACAATCCCATGATGAAAAAACCTCGCGGGAAACCTAAAAAGAAAGAGATGgaattgcatatatatatatatatatataccttttgATCGCAGATTTCCTTTTCCCTTGATAGATAAAGGAAATGGGGGATAAGAGCGATTAGAGGAGAGGGGGGAAACGCAGCAATAACAGAGTCCGTCTTCTGGTGTCTCCCTCCCTTTCCTTTCTCCACCGGTAAAATGGAAGAAGCCGTAAGGGCTAAGCTAAGCTAAGCTATTCATTGccccttttatatttatattgttttatattacTCATTCTtttccaaaattattattaatctttttggTTTTTCGGGTTCACTAAGATATAAGAAAGCGAAATTGCCCACCAAATTACATGGGTttatataagtttgaaaatttaaaaacaaactatAGACTAAGCCTGCCTGGTACAATAGAAACTTCACATTTCACTTTCAATCGACATGTATGTTCCTTGTTTTTGTATTATTGTTTATGGTTTCATTTATATCACTTGTTTCTATTCATAATCATTTAACTTCTAAGACTTAGAATATGAGTTtctattcttataattttttttctgtaCTAGttagaaagaaatcaaaaaacgtgttagattCGAAAAACTTATGAATTTGTGTTgagattttattgttttttttttaaagattctcaagtcaattaattattctaatgtattctatttataattattattttttacatgttatgtttttatcgtttgtttaaataatttttttaataaataaatattttttaaaattgtttgaaaatattttttagagttGTAATTGTGTTTTGAGTTTAATAAAATACATGTCAATAATTATATGTGTTTTTAAATGGTCATTAAGTATGTTTTAATATAAGGGCATGTTTGGATTTATTTAAGGTAgcaaatataaatagataagctTGGCTACTATTGTTTCCAGTTAATTTGACTATGGttactttttgttttatttagtttggaaaatttatgttttatttcaaatcttagtttaatttaattatattctttaatgttttatttagttcattaataatgtttattgtTTAGTTTGGGAGATTGTATGAAATGACCCTTATAACatctaaaatttcaaaaataatctAGTTCAAAAATTTATTGCAAAATGGACCTTTATGGCCTAACAAATGACTTATTTACctttaatgttttttcttcttctcttttgtcatttcttcattttttttcttttcttattctcCTCACGATTATTCCCGATCAAGCAAAATTTCCCTTTTCCGCGATTATTCCTAATGCACAAGAGAACACAAAATGACCTTAAAGCTGATTGGGAAGTTTTGTTTGTTCGggatagtaaaaaaaaaaaatataaaaaaataagatgaagaaaaaaaaagaaaaatattaaggaAAAATGGGTCATTTATCAAGCCCAAAAGATAATTTTTGCGATGTTATAAGGTCCAATTCCCTAATATACTCAAGTTAGTTTTGGGCAGTAGTATACCAATTTTAATATAGAATAAGACTAGTAGTAATCtcaattaaaatgtaaaatataattttattaaatataaacaactttaaaatttaaaaacataaatgaaagcTTACCTAACCtacaatgaaaaatataataattttgttattattaactaagttgaagaagaagacagATAATAAATGTTGAAGAAAGATAGTTACGAGCAATGTTGAAGATGAAAGGAGTATTtcttgtttgttaaaaaaatgatattaacgTGAAAAGTCACTCTAACActgaataaaatttaatatatttttaatattaatataattagatATCGAATTTTAGTTTGCACACTTTTCATTTCGTAACCTTCCCCCATCCTCATCCTTGACCCTGAACCCGATCAGGTAACCTTCTCCTCTTCAATCCTCATCCCTGACCCTTAACCCAATTGGGTAACCTTCTTTTCTTCCCTACTCTGAACTCAATTTAAAATTCCCGAATTTAACTATCAGGTATACGGGTACTCATTTGATATCCCtataataagttataacaatCAACGTTTTTATACGAAGTTTGGTGTGTTTTTATTATTGGTACAAATTGATATCATTATACAACATATACTTAATGTCTtaataactcattttttatttgaggtTCAAATTTTTACTAAATATGGTTCAAACGTCCATATGTGACTcgaattatcaaaattttagcccatttttttttatctaaattgaCAAAACGTCCACATGATTTTaacgtattatttttatttttttaattaatttgtcacatttttaaatgaaataaaatttaaagacgTTTTGTacgtatttttttaaaattaaatattatttgggGAATTACACATTCTAATCTATCGAGTTGGTTTGACTAACTAAAAAAATGTgtagtataataaaatatttgaaaactttgaatagagatagattttttttatttaattttaaaaaaacttcaaaacaacataattttgtGTACGGTTTAAAAATTTGGacatttgtgttttaaattaaatattttttttcgagATATACGCATTCAAAATTGACGAATATggtttgaatgttttaaaaaaattattagaataattaaaaaaatcgaaaaaatagagaatttttattttgtttttacaaatatgataaattaattcataaaaagaaaatactaaaaaatCTCGAGTGACTAATTGTGATAGTTTAAGCCTTATATCGCTCAATTCAAAGTTCAAACCACATTTGATAAAAACTACCCAAATTCGAActctaaataataattgagcatatatttaatatgtgatataaaattgtaattacaATCTTTTTATACCACTTGAGTTTTAActttagattatatattttattagtattattattacataatatattaaacataattcaatGCTCTTATTTAGTGTTAAAAGACAGGAAATAATTATGTTGATGGTCATAGTGATATTTAAACACAGGTTCTGTGGTCGTTAGGATACAAAACATTGTCATCTCTGTAACCGTTAGGACAGTTGTAACGAATAGAGTCATGCTCGTCGTGTCGATGAGaaatatatagttattcaaattttcgcaatatatattatttacaagaatcctttaatcaaatattcaaTACAATACACATTATTCACAATAATCCTCCAAGtaaaatatacaatattacaataatcatccaaaatataaaatataataatctgATCATATTAactattgaaaaaataatgaaatttggATATGCATGGCCATAttacaaaatacaaaatcaatTACATCCTTAATTAATTCCTATTCTTTGATTTAACTAATGGACATAAACCAATATGTCCcagaaaaacaataattaaacatgcaggttcatatatatataacaagtgATTGTAGGTCAATGatatatctcaaattaatttatagtttcCTCAAGATTGATCAGATCACATATTCCATAATTCTTTACTTTTTGTGGTCCATATATGGTTGACTTATTTGAGTGCCTGCCGCTTGCCCTCTCATTTATGGGAATTAACCTATCTATCTATTTGTTCTTTGTGTCTTCTCCCAGGGACTCCCTTTGCATAATGGACGAACTAAAAgcaacttttattttttcagatGAAGACAATAGAATTTTGGACCCCCTTTTAgttgaagatatatatatataatctgatGATGATATTCCCATTTAATGGTGTACGTAATGTAGTCCCCAATTTAATCAGATAGGCACATGTACTGGTTTCCACTCTCCATACTTTCCATTGTCCATTCATTTGGCTCGAGAGGAACATGACAACCTTTTCCAACAAGGTGAGACCTCCGTGTTTTGATATTAACTAGTCTTTCGAGAACATCATTGACGCGTGTCTTGATGTTTTGTTTCATTGTCGTTACTTAAACAaccattttttatattcatttttccAAGTCTATTCAGaatatttcttagttttttGGTTCAGAAAGTCCAATAGAGTTATTTAGAATCTATTATCATATTAACatatagttttcttataaacttataaatataatgtttatatattagaaataacATATACAATTCGTATAACATTCAATACAATAATACCTTTCTTTTCTATATTCTAACATAGTAATAGAatcttgtttttgtttttcagtAGCAAACCGTCATAGTCATAGTCATAGTCTTAATGTTATCTTCATCACATCAATAGTTACTCTAACCATGGCGGAAagactaataaatttattagtacaTTTCATTTAGATTTTCttgttgatgttttttttttcggttctcataatctcataatttatttttaattgttgttTCACCATaccattttgtttttattagattttatcttcttttctGGTTTATTTAATCAATACACTTTGATAATGTTGTTAGATGGATCTCAGCACTATTGAGTTTATTAAGTTTGAAaattgagtaatgatagggTACCGGTAGCTAAAATTTTGTAGCGAAAGTGTAACGAATTATGTGAAAAAGTGATTAGGATCGATGACTAAGCCTAATTCAAatagtaatgatagggggagcgaaagATTTGTAGTGAATGAGGAGGATCATTCGTCGTTACCCATTCACTACAATTTTTCGCTTCCCCTATCATTACTTTTTCTAAGGTGACATGTGCATTGCTACATCGTTCGCTGCCCCATTCACTACAATTTTTTTGCTCACCCTATCACAATTACTCTTGAAAATTATATATCCTTAACATTTCATAATATCGTTTTCAACCTCAAGTTGTCAAAATGCCTTCCATCTTAAGTTTTTTAAGTTTCTGAaggatattatcacaatattaaaatataatatgttagtTTTCTTACCagtttaatataatttctatatatattaaacataactTATGAAATTCTATATAACCTTTAATATAATCTATTAGAACACAAATTTTGTAAAACCAACCGGCACCACATGCGAGAAGAATggaataatcaataataatattggGATGGATGATGACATGAAAATGACAAGGGCAACATGTAATGTAATGCAATGGGATGGGACCCCATGCACAATTGATCGAAGTGTCCGTACTCTTGAAATTAAGGCTTGATCACTCAAAGTCACAGCACATGATGATCCTCCAGCCAGCAAGCTTCTAATTAGTTAACAATATCTAGATCAGTGTTAGATAGAGACCCACCACCATTCGCACTTTTTGTTCCTTTGTCTtttcttgtttatttattattctcattctCTACCGCATAAAGagagctagctagctagctagcatCATTGTGaggatatattattttatcaccACCATTTACTTAAACTTATCTTTGATTCTTCACTCAGTGAAAAAAAGCTGTTTGTCACATAACAACACTAAGTTTCAGATCAAACTTGACAGCAAAAAGCATTATTTTACACTCGATCGATCGAGTGATTAAATGCTGGTGAAAAAAGCACCAAAACTGTGAGTCTCCTCCTTAATTTGTTGCATGTAAACTTCTTCTTCTGTATTTTCTctgtattttgttttgttttgttttgttttgttttgttatgtttcaATGAGCTGCAGTTGCAACTGCTGCCTCCATGGATTTGATTTGTCTAACAGTTGCTGGTCCTTTCTCATAAAACATGTTATTATTAGGATGTCTgtcatgatcaaatagaaaCCGTCTTAGGATCGCCATGCTTGGCCGTGCTACATGTCTCTCCCACGCTTCCTCCTCTGTTCCTTCACCTTGCAATTCGAACACTCTTGTCGCGTCAAGCCTGTGTAACTTCCACCCTTTTTTATCCTTAAGCCGATAAATCTTGTCCAATTGACGACAAGATAATTTACGTGTATTTCCCTTCACTTTCTCTATGGCCTCTTTTAGAAGAAGCTTAGAACAAGTTTCCTCCCCCGAGAGGCCTAACTCCATCGACCTTCTAAAGTAGGAATCGAACTCAGGCACGCCGATGGCTTTCCTTATTCCTCTCGTGTAATCATGGTTTTCATAGTCAAAAATCTTTCTCACCTCATCAACCATTCCTTTCTCGACCATCCTATCGACTCGATCAGAAACGAAAGAATGCAACACCCGGGTGGAAACATCCACCCAAAGGAAACAACACTCATACATGGAATGAAACTCGTGATTATTTTCATCGAGCAAGGCCTCAATGTAAGAGTTGGATCCTCCCGCAATGATGGGAAGTAATCCTCTGCTGGTAATGGATTCCGTGGCTAGGGTTGCCATGTGGCGGAAATCACTAGGGGTGAAGTCTTGGTCATGGTCCAATACACCGAGGAGGTGGTGGGGTACGTTGTTCATTTCTTCATGGGTCAACTTGTTGGTGGTTGTGTTTAGACCCTTGTAGGCCTGTATTTTGTCTGAGTTAATAATTTCGGCTGGAAAACGAGTTGCGATCTCGAGGGAAAGGCGCGACTTTCCGGTTCCTGTGGCGCCCATGACCACAACCACCTTCTCCTTGGGCTGGACCCGGAGAAGCTGAAGGTTGAGTGTTCTGTTATTATTAATGAAGGGTGGTTGAATAATTTGGTTGGAAATAAGTGTTGATATTACCATGATGGTGGTTTTGGTGGGGTTAAATGAAAAACTATACAATCGAAAAGGCACAAGTCATAATGGGAATTAGTTGATGAGTTGTGGTATTTATAATCTGTCCTCGATGtggaattttttaaatagtcaacACCAAGTTGCAGAATAAGATTCATAATATGTAGTGCCCCTcctttttat is drawn from Impatiens glandulifera chromosome 3, dImpGla2.1, whole genome shotgun sequence and contains these coding sequences:
- the LOC124932494 gene encoding adenylate isopentenyltransferase 3, chloroplastic-like — translated: MVISTLISNQIIQPPFINNNRTLNLQLLRVQPKEKVVVVMGATGTGKSRLSLEIATRFPAEIINSDKIQAYKGLNTTTNKLTHEEMNNVPHHLLGVLDHDQDFTPSDFRHMATLATESITSRGLLPIIAGGSNSYIEALLDENNHEFHSMYECCFLWVDVSTRVLHSFVSDRVDRMVEKGMVDEVRKIFDYENHDYTRGIRKAIGVPEFDSYFRRSMELGLSGEETCSKLLLKEAIEKVKGNTRKLSCRQLDKIYRLKDKKGWKLHRLDATRVFELQGEGTEEEAWERHVARPSMAILRRFLFDHDRHPNNNMFYEKGPATVRQIKSMEAAVATAAH